Proteins encoded by one window of Chondromyces crocatus:
- a CDS encoding class I SAM-dependent methyltransferase, translated as MTGQKTKIALGDIQETLLIPLYGRAVETKKKRPLLADPKAVEMVDAIDYDFGKFGRTKSLFGSVLRTVMLDVWIKDFLAKHPAGTVVEIGAGLNTRFERLDNGQLRWFDLDLPDSVALRQKFFSDTDRRKTLAASVLDEGWLDTVKESDGPFFFVVEAVFLYLPERDVRTALERIAQKFPGALIAFDTAAGLMVHRQHEHDVMKNMAARFTWACDDPLEIEQWHIGLHLLETRTYAEAQKAIWPKLPLHFKVLSRVGPVLFKKFINAYRLNLFEIQKRA; from the coding sequence ATGACCGGACAGAAGACGAAGATCGCGCTGGGCGACATCCAGGAGACGCTCTTGATCCCGCTCTATGGGCGCGCGGTCGAGACGAAGAAGAAGCGGCCCTTGCTCGCCGACCCCAAGGCCGTGGAGATGGTCGACGCCATCGACTACGACTTCGGCAAGTTCGGCCGTACGAAGAGCCTGTTCGGGTCGGTGCTCCGGACGGTCATGCTCGATGTGTGGATCAAGGACTTCCTCGCCAAGCACCCCGCCGGCACGGTGGTCGAGATCGGCGCCGGCCTGAACACGCGCTTCGAGCGGCTCGACAACGGGCAGCTCCGCTGGTTCGACCTGGATCTGCCCGACTCGGTGGCGCTGCGGCAGAAGTTCTTCTCGGACACCGACCGGCGCAAGACCCTCGCGGCCTCGGTGCTCGACGAGGGCTGGCTCGACACGGTCAAGGAGAGCGACGGCCCGTTCTTCTTCGTGGTGGAGGCCGTGTTCCTGTACCTGCCCGAGCGTGATGTGAGAACGGCGCTGGAGCGCATCGCGCAGAAGTTCCCGGGCGCGCTCATCGCCTTCGACACCGCCGCCGGACTGATGGTGCACAGACAGCACGAGCACGACGTCATGAAGAACATGGCGGCGCGGTTCACGTGGGCCTGCGACGATCCGCTCGAGATCGAGCAATGGCACATCGGCCTGCACCTGCTGGAGACGCGCACCTACGCCGAGGCGCAGAAAGCGATCTGGCCGAAGCTGCCGCTCCATTTCAAGGTGCTGAGCCGCGTCGGCCCGGTCCTTTTCAAGAAGTTCATCAACGCCTACCGGCTCAACCTCTTCGAGATCCAGAAACGCGCCTGA
- a CDS encoding siderophore-interacting protein has translation MPEVPAMLANVMEPWFARATRVTGVEDLAPRLKRVRFEGGSLRGLRFRAGQEVEFRVSETAFRHYTPSFFDGVAGALEVVFFLHGHGPGSHWASGLREGSTANVLGPGGKLGLDPFAATHVLLGDETSIGLFAAMGRSLPPGSRAVGAVELDAGCERWPGLAGSALDGVARGKGPRGAPLRTWLEEHPAWLEPRRAQKGDTTFYLSGHAGSIVELRRWLVEERGIPKGAIRTKAYWADGKRGL, from the coding sequence ATGCCTGAGGTCCCTGCAATGCTGGCGAACGTGATGGAGCCCTGGTTCGCGCGCGCGACGCGCGTGACGGGGGTGGAAGACCTGGCCCCGCGGCTCAAGCGGGTGCGCTTCGAGGGCGGCTCGCTGCGCGGCCTGCGCTTCCGGGCGGGTCAGGAGGTCGAGTTCCGGGTGAGCGAGACGGCCTTCCGGCACTACACGCCATCGTTCTTCGACGGGGTGGCAGGCGCCCTGGAGGTGGTCTTCTTCCTGCACGGCCACGGGCCGGGGAGCCACTGGGCGAGCGGGCTGCGGGAGGGCTCGACCGCGAACGTGCTGGGGCCGGGCGGCAAGCTGGGGCTCGATCCGTTCGCCGCGACACACGTGCTCCTCGGCGACGAGACGAGCATCGGGCTGTTCGCAGCGATGGGGCGCTCGCTGCCGCCAGGGAGCCGGGCGGTGGGTGCCGTGGAGCTGGACGCGGGCTGCGAGCGGTGGCCGGGGCTCGCCGGCAGCGCGCTCGATGGCGTCGCGCGGGGAAAAGGGCCACGTGGAGCGCCGCTCCGCACGTGGCTGGAAGAGCACCCCGCGTGGCTGGAGCCGCGGCGGGCGCAGAAGGGCGACACCACCTTCTACCTGTCGGGGCACGCGGGCTCGATCGTGGAGCTGCGCCGCTGGCTGGTGGAGGAGCGCGGCATCCCGAAGGGGGCCATCCGCACCAAGGCGTACTGGGCTGACGGGAAGCGAGGACTCTGA
- a CDS encoding RNA polymerase sigma factor: MTAPRSSTLGTTRAQFEAAVRPVLPRLYRYCVSLSGDHDRADDLFQNAILKAFLNAATYEGRSDLAGWLCGIARNEYLEQRRTEARRRGLFERFMDACTEALGLAPDDAKAPDAALIHAEDTDLVLACLQQLPEDFRTVIVLCDIEELGHDEVAALLSIPKGTVKSRHARGRARLREVYERMVAQGGLPAREEST; encoded by the coding sequence ATGACCGCCCCGCGCTCCTCGACCCTCGGCACCACGCGTGCACAGTTCGAGGCCGCGGTCCGCCCGGTCCTGCCGCGCCTCTACCGCTACTGCGTCTCGCTCAGCGGCGATCACGATCGCGCCGACGACCTCTTTCAGAACGCCATCTTGAAGGCGTTCCTGAACGCTGCCACCTACGAAGGTCGCTCGGACCTCGCCGGCTGGCTCTGCGGCATCGCGCGGAACGAGTACCTCGAACAGCGCCGCACCGAGGCGCGACGTCGCGGCCTCTTCGAGCGCTTCATGGACGCCTGCACCGAAGCGCTCGGCCTCGCCCCCGACGACGCGAAGGCCCCCGACGCCGCGCTCATCCACGCCGAGGACACCGACCTGGTCCTCGCCTGCTTGCAGCAGCTCCCCGAGGACTTCCGGACCGTCATCGTGCTGTGTGATATCGAAGAGCTGGGCCACGACGAGGTCGCCGCCCTCCTTTCCATCCCCAAGGGTACGGTGAAGAGTCGCCATGCGCGCGGTCGCGCACGGCTGCGTGAGGTGTACGAACGCATGGTCGCCCAGGGTGGGCTACCGGCACGGGAGGAGTCGACGTGA
- a CDS encoding (2Fe-2S) ferredoxin domain-containing protein codes for MPQRKRYLFVCVNRRPEGTPKGSCAERGAAEVHAALKLEIGKRGLARTEMRPCTAGCIDVCWAGPVIAVEPDGYFYGRVTVDDVPAIVDALVAGERVERLVLPSEDFDMASAGPPLPLTVRDEAAQTAPGVVLRRGPAGPEAG; via the coding sequence GTGCCGCAGCGGAAGCGTTACCTGTTCGTCTGTGTGAACCGCCGCCCCGAGGGCACGCCGAAGGGCTCGTGCGCAGAGCGGGGCGCGGCCGAGGTCCACGCAGCACTCAAGCTCGAGATCGGCAAGCGGGGTCTCGCCCGCACGGAGATGCGTCCCTGCACGGCGGGATGCATCGACGTGTGCTGGGCAGGCCCGGTCATCGCCGTGGAACCCGACGGGTATTTCTACGGCCGGGTCACGGTCGACGACGTGCCGGCGATCGTGGACGCGCTCGTCGCGGGGGAGCGCGTCGAGCGGCTGGTGTTGCCGTCCGAAGACTTCGACATGGCCTCGGCGGGACCGCCGCTGCCGCTCACGGTCCGTGACGAGGCAGCACAGACGGCGCCTGGCGTGGTGCTGCGCCGAGGGCCGGCAGGTCCGGAGGCGGGGTGA
- a CDS encoding ABC transporter ATP-binding protein → MTTAVETHGHALSVPTEPPPIDAHRMEGMRGLFALMGTQRPLVIGASLSAVLGVAAGLAPFFFLAHMATAIFATPPRLDEVRTLALASVGAVALRYVMSGLATVLAHVAAFRLLHELRMRLARKLGDVPLSFFATRTTGELKRVMMDDVNQIEAFVAHNFPDGVAAFAVPLLTAAALVSVDYRMALASIAAAPVAVLVMSLALRGTEEQYRTWQATQDRTNNGLLEYLRGIHVIKTFGLTAKSFGDLAQSIEENTRWMERFMRRHGRAYGAFHALIGSSLVVLVPMGGHLYLAGSLALPDLVLFLVLGPQLLTSLMRVMFAWGNVKRIGEGNARIARVLLAPDLVEATKKAQPLHHGLAFRGVGFRYTDGNEALRGVSFEAGAGKVTALVGPSGAGKTTIARLVPRLWEATSGRVEMGGVDVNEIPLDALLERLSVVFQDVFLFHGTVKDNLRLAKPDATDEELVAACKAARAHGFVEALPDGYDTWIGERGARLSGGEKQRLSIARALLKDAPILILDEATAFADPENEALIQEGLATLCQARTVLVIAHRLSTVASADHIVVLDAGEVVDQGPHEALLGRCGLYQELWARHAEARDWSLHVRGLRAAEGVLS, encoded by the coding sequence GTGACGACGGCCGTCGAGACGCACGGACACGCCCTCTCCGTGCCCACCGAGCCTCCCCCGATCGACGCGCACCGCATGGAGGGCATGCGCGGCCTGTTCGCCCTCATGGGCACGCAACGCCCCCTCGTCATCGGCGCCTCGCTGAGCGCCGTGCTCGGCGTCGCGGCGGGACTCGCGCCATTCTTCTTCCTCGCGCACATGGCCACGGCCATCTTCGCGACGCCCCCGCGCCTCGACGAGGTGCGCACCCTGGCGCTCGCCTCGGTCGGCGCCGTGGCGCTCCGCTACGTGATGTCCGGCCTGGCCACGGTGCTGGCCCACGTCGCTGCGTTCCGCTTGCTGCACGAGCTGCGCATGCGCCTCGCGAGAAAGCTCGGCGATGTGCCGCTGTCGTTCTTCGCCACGCGCACGACCGGTGAACTCAAGCGCGTGATGATGGACGACGTGAACCAGATCGAGGCGTTCGTCGCCCACAACTTCCCCGACGGCGTCGCGGCGTTCGCCGTCCCCCTGCTCACCGCGGCGGCGCTCGTCAGCGTGGACTACCGCATGGCCCTCGCCAGCATCGCCGCCGCGCCGGTCGCCGTCCTGGTGATGTCCCTCGCCCTGCGCGGGACGGAGGAGCAGTACCGCACCTGGCAAGCGACCCAGGACCGCACGAACAACGGGCTGCTCGAGTACCTGCGCGGCATCCACGTCATCAAGACGTTCGGTCTCACCGCGAAGAGCTTCGGCGACCTCGCCCAGTCGATCGAGGAGAACACCCGCTGGATGGAGCGGTTCATGCGCCGCCACGGCCGCGCGTACGGCGCGTTCCATGCGCTCATCGGCTCCAGCCTGGTCGTGCTCGTCCCGATGGGGGGCCATCTCTACCTCGCCGGGTCGCTCGCTTTGCCCGACCTCGTGCTGTTCCTCGTGCTCGGCCCCCAGCTCCTCACCTCCCTCATGCGGGTGATGTTCGCCTGGGGGAACGTGAAGCGCATCGGCGAGGGCAACGCGCGGATCGCGCGGGTGCTGCTCGCCCCGGATCTGGTCGAGGCGACGAAGAAGGCCCAGCCTCTGCACCATGGCCTGGCCTTCCGAGGCGTGGGCTTCCGCTACACCGACGGGAACGAGGCGCTGCGCGGGGTGAGCTTCGAGGCCGGCGCTGGGAAGGTGACGGCGCTGGTCGGCCCGTCCGGCGCTGGCAAGACGACGATCGCGCGGCTCGTGCCGAGGCTCTGGGAAGCGACGAGCGGCCGCGTCGAGATGGGCGGCGTCGACGTGAACGAGATCCCGCTCGACGCGCTGCTGGAGCGCCTGTCCGTGGTCTTCCAGGACGTGTTCCTGTTCCACGGGACGGTGAAGGACAACCTCCGGCTCGCGAAGCCGGACGCGACGGATGAGGAACTCGTCGCCGCCTGCAAGGCCGCCCGGGCGCACGGGTTCGTCGAGGCCCTCCCGGACGGCTACGACACCTGGATCGGGGAGCGAGGGGCGCGCCTCTCGGGCGGAGAGAAGCAGCGGCTGTCGATCGCGCGTGCGCTCCTCAAGGACGCGCCCATCCTGATCCTCGACGAGGCCACGGCCTTCGCCGACCCCGAGAACGAGGCGCTGATCCAGGAGGGGCTGGCGACGCTGTGCCAGGCGCGCACCGTGCTGGTGATCGCCCACCGCCTGTCGACGGTGGCGTCCGCGGATCACATCGTGGTCCTCGACGCCGGCGAGGTGGTGGATCAAGGCCCGCACGAGGCGCTGCTCGGTCGATGCGGGCTGTACCAGGAGCTGTGGGCGCGCCATGCGGAGGCGCGCGACTGGTCCTTGCACGTGCGCGGGCTGCGCGCCGCCGAGGGGGTGCTGTCGTGA
- a CDS encoding isochorismatase family protein produces the protein MRRIQPAESVVLVVDVQERLAPAMPEPQLAALTRATTVLLEAAKLLGAGVIATEQYPKGLGPTIPVIQEKLTAAGVDVLPKMAFSACEADGFEARWSKLGARVAIVVGMETHVCVYQTVRELCARGVPVLVPFDGVSSRRDDHKQVGLDLCQGAGATITTMETVVFDWLRVAGTEPFRHLSKLLR, from the coding sequence ATGCGACGGATACAGCCTGCCGAGAGTGTGGTCCTGGTGGTCGATGTGCAGGAGCGCCTGGCGCCGGCGATGCCGGAGCCGCAGCTGGCGGCGCTGACGCGGGCCACGACGGTGCTGCTGGAGGCCGCGAAGCTGCTCGGGGCGGGGGTGATCGCGACCGAGCAGTACCCGAAGGGGCTCGGCCCGACGATCCCGGTCATCCAGGAGAAGCTGACGGCGGCAGGGGTCGACGTCCTGCCGAAGATGGCCTTCTCGGCCTGCGAGGCCGATGGCTTCGAGGCGCGGTGGTCGAAGCTCGGCGCGCGCGTGGCGATCGTCGTGGGGATGGAGACGCACGTGTGCGTGTACCAGACGGTGCGCGAGCTGTGCGCTCGTGGGGTCCCCGTGCTCGTCCCCTTCGACGGGGTCTCGTCGCGTCGTGATGATCACAAACAGGTTGGCCTCGATCTGTGCCAGGGCGCGGGCGCGACCATCACCACGATGGAGACGGTGGTGTTCGACTGGTTGCGCGTCGCAGGGACCGAGCCGTTCCGGCATCTCTCGAAGCTCCTTCGCTGA
- a CDS encoding ABC transporter ATP-binding protein: MIRGLLSVGERLAGRREPRFYKGLLYAVGEAAAMSASYALLYLFLDEALSGRLTHRALVHLSLGLVLTMVAQIALAQPATEHIFNAAHALMGDARIRMADHLRRLPMGFFTGRRSGELAGVLTTDIALVEDLWSHLFGVFAANLVLPVFVGVGLCVLDWRLGAAVLITLPLAFVTLGATMPIFTRHMTRVAEAMADTNARIVEYVQGIAVLRLFGRHGEGFGRLRRSMEALRDAMIRTEVAPAPLLSIYGFTVEMSFVLVALAGSYLMLGGSLEPRTLLLFLMVSAGVSRRLADFGVALLGLRGANTALTRIEALFDEKTLAEPSGPPPPLEHFDIQLDGVSFAYEKERVLHGVSATLPERRLTALVGPSGSGKSTLVHLIARLWDVPRDKGAIWIGGVDIRDLSFEALHRHIAMVFQDVVLFSGTVLENLRVGKPGATRDEVIAAAKAAQAHAFIERLPRGYDTLLGEGGNALSGGEKQRLSIARAVLKDAPIVLLDEATASVDASIEAELQQAIDELVRSKTVVVIAHRLRSIQRADQILVLDGGRIVERGKHDALLAEGGFYARLWREQERARGWKLGPREGADGAVREVVHA; this comes from the coding sequence GTGATCCGCGGTCTGCTCTCGGTCGGCGAGCGGCTCGCGGGGCGGCGCGAGCCCCGGTTCTACAAGGGCCTCCTGTACGCCGTGGGCGAGGCGGCCGCGATGTCCGCGAGCTATGCCTTGCTCTACCTCTTCCTCGACGAGGCCCTGTCAGGGCGTCTCACGCACCGGGCCCTCGTGCACCTGTCGCTCGGCCTGGTGCTGACGATGGTCGCCCAGATTGCGCTGGCCCAGCCGGCCACGGAGCACATCTTCAACGCGGCGCATGCGCTGATGGGCGACGCGCGCATCCGGATGGCCGATCACCTGCGGCGGCTGCCCATGGGGTTCTTCACCGGGCGCCGCTCGGGCGAGCTCGCGGGCGTGCTCACCACCGACATCGCGCTCGTCGAGGACCTGTGGTCGCACCTCTTCGGCGTGTTCGCCGCCAACCTGGTGCTGCCGGTGTTCGTGGGGGTGGGCCTTTGCGTCCTCGACTGGCGCCTCGGCGCCGCCGTGCTGATCACCCTCCCACTCGCCTTCGTCACCCTGGGCGCGACGATGCCGATCTTCACGCGCCACATGACGCGGGTCGCCGAGGCCATGGCCGACACGAACGCCCGCATCGTCGAGTACGTGCAAGGGATCGCCGTGCTGCGGCTGTTCGGGCGCCACGGGGAGGGCTTCGGTCGGCTCCGCCGCTCGATGGAGGCTCTCCGGGACGCCATGATCCGGACCGAGGTGGCGCCCGCCCCGCTCCTCTCGATCTACGGCTTCACCGTGGAGATGAGCTTCGTGCTCGTCGCGCTGGCCGGCAGCTACCTGATGCTCGGCGGTTCGCTCGAGCCGAGGACGCTGCTGCTCTTCCTCATGGTCTCCGCGGGCGTGTCCCGAAGGCTCGCCGACTTCGGCGTGGCGCTGCTCGGGCTGCGGGGCGCGAACACGGCCCTCACGCGCATCGAGGCGCTGTTCGACGAGAAGACGCTCGCCGAGCCCTCGGGCCCACCGCCGCCGCTCGAGCACTTCGACATCCAGCTCGACGGGGTGTCGTTCGCGTACGAGAAGGAGCGGGTCCTCCACGGGGTCAGCGCCACCTTGCCCGAGCGACGGCTGACCGCGCTGGTGGGGCCCTCCGGGTCCGGCAAGTCGACGCTGGTCCATCTGATCGCACGCCTGTGGGACGTGCCGCGGGACAAGGGCGCGATCTGGATCGGCGGGGTCGACATCCGCGATCTCTCGTTCGAGGCGCTGCACCGGCACATCGCGATGGTCTTCCAGGACGTGGTGCTGTTCTCCGGGACGGTGCTGGAGAACCTCCGGGTGGGCAAACCCGGCGCGACGCGGGACGAGGTGATCGCGGCGGCGAAGGCGGCGCAGGCGCATGCGTTCATCGAGCGGCTGCCACGAGGCTATGACACATTGCTCGGCGAGGGTGGTAACGCGCTCTCCGGCGGCGAGAAGCAGCGGCTGTCCATCGCCCGCGCCGTGCTGAAGGACGCCCCCATCGTGCTGCTCGACGAGGCCACCGCGTCCGTGGACGCCTCGATCGAGGCGGAGCTGCAGCAGGCGATCGACGAGCTGGTGCGGAGCAAGACCGTGGTCGTCATCGCTCACCGGCTGCGCTCGATCCAGCGCGCCGACCAGATCCTGGTCCTCGACGGCGGGCGCATCGTGGAGCGCGGCAAGCACGACGCGCTGCTCGCGGAAGGCGGGTTCTATGCGCGGCTCTGGCGAGAGCAGGAGCGCGCGCGCGGGTGGAAACTGGGCCCACGCGAAGGGGCCGACGGAGCAGTCCGGGAGGTGGTGCATGCCTGA
- a CDS encoding L,D-transpeptidase — protein MRSPRILIALLFGATACLGSSEPPGRSSMERLDPPVLSPPPPAPPEQEAEIVPVESPDALRPGQGDRLASTAMRTFVHAEPRRRSMRLGYLRAGTVVERAAAPAGTDGCSKGWYAIHPRGYVCIGRTASLDVDLDVVHATPHGPLRGEAYPYRYVVSRNPPPHLYVRLPTPAEQRKVEGYGGRHEKSSWELRNEQLLGVPDPPTEYLASGRDLPKPYGAEEKLRYASHRGRARHNSAFGLISTFDWTGRRFGLTTELDLIPIDRTRAVIPSQVRGVEVKTEGTPAFVMHHGVRTLKPDAAGELRPEGWAEHRSGWVLTGRSAVSGVYVETDTGLWLPASGLRIAQLGRDLWAYASRGLKWIDVSIDRQILVAYEGTRPVFSALVSTGRGGLADPETTSATVQGTFFVQSKHVSATMDGDEASENARDLRDVPYVQYFHKGYALHGVYWHDDFGKVKSNGCVNMSPADAAWLFAWTEPVVPPAWHGTIHEKGGTLVYVHP, from the coding sequence ATGCGCTCGCCCCGGATCCTGATCGCCCTGCTGTTCGGGGCCACGGCGTGCCTGGGAAGCAGCGAGCCTCCGGGCCGATCCTCGATGGAGCGGCTCGACCCGCCGGTGCTGTCGCCGCCGCCTCCCGCGCCGCCCGAGCAGGAGGCGGAGATCGTGCCGGTCGAGAGTCCGGACGCGCTGCGGCCAGGGCAAGGGGATCGGCTCGCCAGCACGGCGATGCGCACGTTCGTTCATGCCGAGCCGCGCCGTCGGTCGATGCGCCTCGGGTACCTGCGGGCCGGTACGGTCGTCGAGCGCGCGGCAGCGCCCGCCGGGACCGATGGGTGCAGCAAGGGCTGGTACGCGATCCATCCGCGGGGCTACGTGTGCATCGGCAGGACGGCGAGCCTCGACGTCGACCTCGACGTGGTGCACGCGACGCCGCACGGGCCACTACGCGGTGAGGCGTACCCTTACCGCTACGTGGTATCGCGAAATCCGCCGCCGCACCTCTACGTGCGGCTGCCGACTCCGGCCGAGCAGCGCAAGGTGGAGGGGTACGGAGGTCGGCACGAGAAATCGAGCTGGGAGCTGCGCAACGAGCAGCTGCTCGGTGTGCCGGATCCTCCCACGGAGTACCTGGCCAGCGGGCGTGATCTCCCGAAGCCGTACGGGGCCGAGGAGAAGCTGCGCTATGCGTCGCACCGGGGGCGGGCGCGGCACAACTCGGCGTTCGGGCTGATCTCCACGTTCGACTGGACGGGGCGCCGCTTCGGGCTCACCACCGAGCTGGATCTGATCCCGATCGACCGGACGCGCGCGGTGATCCCGTCGCAGGTGCGCGGGGTGGAGGTGAAGACGGAGGGGACGCCCGCGTTCGTCATGCACCACGGGGTGCGGACGCTGAAGCCCGACGCGGCCGGGGAGCTGCGCCCGGAGGGCTGGGCCGAGCATCGCTCGGGCTGGGTGCTCACCGGGCGGTCGGCGGTGAGCGGGGTCTACGTGGAGACGGACACCGGGCTGTGGTTGCCCGCCTCGGGGCTGCGCATCGCGCAGCTCGGCCGGGATCTGTGGGCGTACGCGAGCCGGGGGCTGAAGTGGATCGACGTTTCGATCGACCGGCAGATCCTGGTCGCGTACGAGGGGACCCGCCCGGTGTTCTCCGCGCTGGTCTCGACCGGGCGCGGAGGGCTCGCCGATCCGGAGACGACCAGCGCGACGGTGCAAGGGACGTTCTTCGTCCAGTCGAAGCACGTGAGCGCGACGATGGATGGGGACGAGGCGAGCGAGAACGCGCGGGACCTGCGGGATGTGCCGTACGTGCAGTACTTCCACAAGGGCTATGCGCTGCACGGGGTCTACTGGCACGACGACTTCGGCAAGGTGAAGAGCAACGGGTGCGTGAACATGTCACCCGCGGACGCGGCCTGGCTCTTCGCGTGGACCGAGCCCGTGGTGCCACCAGCGTGGCACGGGACGATCCACGAGAAAGGCGGGACGCTCGTCTACGTTCACCCGTGA
- a CDS encoding SulP family inorganic anion transporter, whose product MASTEVPVQAAPPLGPSWKADLVSGFLVFLIALPLCLGIAMASGFPPVAGILTAVVGGVVATWVGSARLTIKGPAAGLIVIALGAVTELGGADGGGYRRALACIVVAAALQIALALARAGKLGDFFPSSVVHGMLAAIGIIIFSKQIHVLLGVAPAAKEPLHLLAEIPASLSRLNPEIALIGALSLAILFGWPAVAARFRWAKRVPAPLLVLAVSMPLAYLFDLEHEHTYTFSITHHDYTVGPKFLVNLPGNLLKAVALPDFSQITSSVSIKYVVMFTLVGSIESLLSAKAIDALDPQKRRSDLDKDLLATGVGNLIAGLIGGLPMISEIVRSSANIGYGARSRLSNFFHGLFLLLFVAFAPGLIHRIPLAALAAMLTFTGIRLASPKEFMHTLRIGKEQLVILATTTVVTLATDLLVGVAVGIVVKMLIHLLNGTPVKSLFRPEIEEVVLGERVTLRVKHAAVFSNYLGLKRRVEAHPDARVIAIDLSSARVVDHTVMTNLHDLRAALESEGKKLDLVGLDALHQLSAHPLSARKKVLLVSAPSR is encoded by the coding sequence ATGGCCAGCACAGAAGTTCCAGTCCAGGCAGCGCCCCCGCTGGGGCCGTCCTGGAAGGCGGATCTCGTCTCGGGCTTTCTCGTCTTCCTCATCGCGCTCCCGCTCTGTCTCGGCATCGCGATGGCGAGCGGGTTCCCACCCGTCGCCGGGATCCTCACGGCCGTCGTCGGCGGCGTCGTCGCCACCTGGGTGGGCAGCGCGCGGCTGACCATCAAGGGGCCTGCCGCAGGGCTCATCGTCATCGCGCTGGGCGCGGTGACCGAGCTGGGCGGGGCCGACGGAGGAGGCTACCGGCGCGCGCTCGCGTGCATCGTCGTCGCCGCAGCGCTCCAGATCGCGCTCGCCCTCGCCCGCGCGGGCAAGCTGGGCGATTTCTTCCCGTCGTCGGTGGTGCACGGGATGCTCGCTGCGATCGGGATCATCATCTTCTCGAAGCAGATCCACGTCCTGCTCGGGGTCGCACCTGCCGCGAAGGAGCCGCTCCATCTGCTCGCCGAGATCCCCGCGAGCCTTTCCCGATTGAACCCGGAGATCGCGCTGATCGGTGCGCTCTCGCTCGCGATCCTCTTCGGCTGGCCCGCCGTCGCGGCGAGGTTCCGCTGGGCGAAGCGTGTCCCTGCGCCGCTCCTGGTGCTGGCCGTATCCATGCCGCTCGCGTACCTCTTCGATCTCGAGCACGAGCACACGTACACCTTCTCCATCACGCACCACGACTACACCGTCGGGCCGAAGTTCCTCGTCAACCTGCCCGGCAACCTGCTCAAGGCCGTCGCGTTGCCCGACTTCAGCCAGATCACGTCGTCGGTCTCGATCAAGTACGTGGTGATGTTCACCCTGGTGGGCAGCATCGAGTCGCTGCTCTCCGCCAAGGCCATCGACGCGCTCGACCCGCAGAAGCGCCGCTCGGATCTCGACAAGGATCTCCTTGCGACCGGCGTGGGGAACCTCATCGCGGGGCTCATCGGTGGCCTGCCGATGATCTCCGAGATCGTGCGCAGCTCGGCGAACATCGGCTACGGCGCGCGCTCTCGCCTCTCAAATTTCTTCCACGGCCTGTTCTTGCTGCTCTTCGTGGCGTTCGCGCCGGGGCTCATCCACCGGATCCCGCTCGCAGCGCTGGCGGCGATGCTGACCTTCACGGGCATCCGGCTGGCGTCCCCGAAGGAGTTCATGCACACGCTCCGCATCGGCAAGGAGCAGCTCGTGATCCTGGCGACGACGACGGTGGTCACCCTGGCGACCGATCTCCTGGTCGGCGTCGCGGTGGGCATCGTGGTGAAGATGCTCATCCACCTCCTCAACGGGACGCCCGTGAAGAGCCTGTTCCGCCCGGAGATCGAGGAGGTCGTCCTGGGGGAGCGGGTCACGCTGCGGGTGAAGCACGCCGCCGTGTTCAGCAACTACCTGGGTCTCAAGCGCCGCGTCGAGGCCCACCCGGACGCGCGGGTGATCGCGATCGATCTCTCCAGCGCGCGCGTCGTGGACCACACGGTGATGACCAACCTGCACGATCTGCGCGCCGCGCTGGAAAGCGAGGGCAAGAAGCTCGATCTCGTCGGGCTCGACGCGCTCCATCAGCTCTCGGCGCATCCGCTCTCGGCACGCAAGAAGGTGCTGCTCGTCTCTGCCCCCTCCCGCTGA